Proteins from one Penicillium digitatum chromosome 2, complete sequence genomic window:
- a CDS encoding Phosphoribosylformylglycinamidine synthase, whose amino-acid sequence MASTDTYLAISGSVAFSRSRGQAIATSIGVQDVRAQWIHYVHTTQPLDEPQRAVLEQLLQYGDITDVPPTFESTDGQFDTFYIFPRTGTISPWSSQATGISHVCGLQKYVKRIERGMKISCLRDSAEDYKPEYLDTLHDRMTQIIGKDEPELSLMFSEHAPQPLKTIPLQGGTKSPKEVLQEANIELGLALDDSEIEYLAEAYGPNGAIARDPTDVELFMFAQVNSEHCRHKQFNASWVIDGKPMPNSLFAMIRNTHKKHPEHTVSAYSDNAAVLEGPEAAFWAPDPTTGQWMHTKEVVHFLAKVETHNHPTAVSPYPGAATGSGGEIRDEGAVGRGSRPKAGLSGYCVSDLLIPDLKQPWELDVGKPNHIASSLDIMLEAPIGSAAFNNEFGRPCIGGYFRTLLTEIDVGNGEKEVRGYHKPIMIAGGVGTVRPQHAIKHPDVVKPGAFLVVLGGPAMLIGLGGGAASSITSGEGSAELDFASVQRGNAEVQRRAQEVINACVAMGDNNPIKFIHDVGAGGLSNALPELIHDSGLGATFELREIDNTDRSMSPMQIWCCEAQERYVMAVGEESMNKFTAIANRERCGFSVVGRGGGASEEEKRLILLDRESKEYPAPIDLPLSVLFGKTPRMTRTVDSRKLKLPTVDSSLAKYLPSLTSKTEIVDEAIKRVLSLPAVGSKSFLITIGDRTVGGLTARDQMVGKWQTPVSDVSVTATSLVSGVKTGEAFAMGEKPTLALISSASSARMAVAESLMNLAASDLVDRLSQVKLSANWMSAGSHPGEGAAIYEAVEAVGMDLCPKLGISIPVGKDSMSMKMKWKDETSNEAKEVTAPMSCVISAFAPVGDFTKTWTPALRSYEEVGETVLMFVDLSFGRKTLGGSALAQVFKEVGSECPDIRDVDLFRDFFDATQQLQEAGIVLAYHDRSDGGLLTTLVEMMFAGRCGVEIMLDNICASFNTKDVIESLFTEELGAVFQVRKEHEIQFRSCFATCGPPPGLIHKIGRVAQQPKQDLVIYHKASLIYRNTRSCLQQIWAKTSYHMQKIRDNAECAEQEYANILDDANPGLSWNPTFDPKDKGLPMMTSLSQYSPFANKPRVAILREQGVNSQAEMAFAFNTAGFSAVDVHMTDIISGRVSLSTFAGLAACGGFSYGDVLGAGQGWAKSVLLHENTRKEFQEFFERPDTFALGVCNGCQFLSRIKDLIPGAGYWPSFERNTSEQYEGRVCMARISDPDPSRPSVFFHGMDGTSLPIAVAHGEGRASFVGSQGISASDFVREGLAPVRFVDNSSLKPTMKYPFNPNGSPEGIAGVRSPDGRVLAIMPHPERTVMNGIASWLPPNADSWGEIGPWGRVFYSARRWIG is encoded by the coding sequence ATGGCTTCTACCGACACTTACTTGGCCATTTCGGGCTCCGTTGCCTTTTCCCGCTCCCGAGGGCAAGCTATTGCTACCAGCATCGGTGTACAGGATGTACGAGCCCAGTGGATTCACTATGTGCATACCACCCAGCCCTTGGATGAGCCCCAGCGTGCAGTGCTCGAGCAATTGCTTCAGTACGGCGATATCACAGACGTCCCTCCCACTTTTGAATCTACCGACGGTCAATTCGATACCTTCTACATTTTCCCTCGTACCGGTACCATCTCGCCATGGAGCTCCCAGGCAACTGGAATTTCGCACGTCTGTGGCCTGCAGAAATACGTCAAGCGGATCGAACGGGGTATGAAGATTTCGTGTCTTCGTGACAGTGCAGAAGACTATAAGCCAGAGTATCTGGATACGCTTCATGATCGCATGACTCAGATTATTGGTAAAGATGAGCCTGAGCTGAGCCTAATGTTCTCCGAGCACGCTCCTCAACCTCTCAAGACCATTCCTCTCCAGGGCGGCACCAAGTCCCCCAAGGAGGTTCTTCAAGAGGCAAATATCGAGCTCGGTTTGGCCCTTGATGATTCAGAAATTGAATACCTGGCTGAGGCTTATGGTCCAAATGGTGCAATTGCCCGTGACCCTACTGATGTCGAGCTCTTCATGTTCGCTCAGGTCAACTCGGAGCATTGCCGACACAAGCAGTTCAACGCTTCCTGGGTGATTGATGGCAAGCCTATGCCAAACAGTCTGTTTGCCATGATCCGCAACACGCACAAGAAGCATCCTGAGCACACCGTCAGTGCCTACAGTGACAATGCCGCCGTTCTGGAGGGCCCCGAGGCCGCGTTCTGGGCCCCCGATCCGACAACCGGGCAGTGGATGCACACCAAGGAAGTTGTGCACTTCCTGGCCAAGGTGGAAACCCACAATCACCCTACTGCCGTTTCACCTTACCCTGGTGCGGCTACAGGATCCGGCGGAGAAATTCGTGACGAGGGTGCCGTCGGTCGTGGCTCGCGCCCTAAAGCCGGTCTCTCTGGCTACTGTGTGTCGGACCTTTTGATTCCTGACTTGAAACAGCCATGGGAACTTGATGTCGGCAAGCCAAACCACATTGCCAGCAGTTTAGATATCATGTTGGAGGCACCAATTGGTAGCGCTGCTTTCAACAACGAGTTCGGCCGTCCCTGCATTGGTGGGTACTTCCGCACCCTGCTCACCGAGATTGATGTGGGTAATGGTGAGAAGGAAGTTCGAGGATACCACAAGCCTATCATGATCGCTGGTGGTGTTGGAACCGTTCGCCCTCAACACGCTATCAAGCACCCAGACGTTGTCAAGCCCGGTGCGTTCCTTGTGGTGCTAGGAGGACCGGCTATGCTTATTGGTCTGGGAGGTGGTGCTGCCTCTAGCATCACTTCCGGTGAAGGATCCGCCGAGCTTGACTTTGCCAGTGTGCAGAGAGGCAACGCCGAAGTCCAACGGAGAGCTCAAGAGGTTATCAACGCCTGTGTGGCCATGGGAGACAATAACCCCATCAAGTTCATCCACGATGTTGGTGCCGGTGGCTTGTCCAACGCCCTTCCTGAGCTGATCCACGACTCGGGCTTGGGAGCTACGTTCGAGCTTCGTGAAATTGACAACACCGACCGTAGCATGAGCCCTATGCAAATTTGGTGCTGTGAAGCCCAAGAGCGCTACGTCATGGCGGTCGGTGAGGAGAGCATGAACAAGTTTACTGCTATCGCTAACCGTGAGCGTTGTGGCTTCTCCGTTGTCGGTCGTGGCGGCGGTGCgtccgaggaagaaaagagactCATTCTCCTTGACCGAGAGTCCAAGGAGTACCCAGCTCCGATAGACCTTCCTTTGTCTGTGCTTTTCGGAAAGACTCCTCGCATGACCCGAACTGTCGATTCGCGGAAGCTGAAGCTGCCCACCGTGGACTCTAGCCTCGCCAAGTACCTTCCCTCTCTCACCTCAAAGACGGAGATTGTCGATGAGGCTATCAAGAGAGTGCTGTCTCTCCCTGCAGTCGGCTCCAAGTCTTTCTTGATTACTATCGGCGACCGCACTGTCGGTGGCCTGACAGCTCGTGACCAGATGGTTGGCAAGTGGCAGACACCCGTATCAGATGTCTCGGTTACTGCCACTTCCTTGGTCTCAGGTGTGAAGACCGGTGAAGCCTTTGCCATGGGTGAAAAGCCTACTTTGGCTCTCATCTCCTCGGCTTCGTCTGCTCGTATGGCTGTTGCCGAGTCACTCATGAACCTGGCTGCTTCCGATCTTGTGGATCGTCTCAGCCAAGTGAAGCTCTCTGCCAACTGGATGTCCGCCGGTAGCCATCCTGGCGAGGGTGCTGCTATCTATGAAGCTGTCGAGGCTGTCGGTATGGATCTATGCCCTAAGCTTGGCATCAGCATTCCCGTCGGCAAGGACTCTATGTccatgaagatgaagtgGAAGGATGAGACTTCAAATGAGGCCAAGGAGGTCACTGCCCCCATGTCCTGTGTCATCTCTGCCTTCGCACCGGTTGGCGATTTCACCAAGACCTGGACCCCGGCTCTTCGTAGCTACGAAGAAGTTGGTGAGACAGTCCTCATGTTTGTAGACCTATCGTTCGGTCGCAAGACGCTTGGCGGGTCGGCCCTTGCCCAGGTCTTCAAAGAAGTCGGCTCCGAGTGTCCTGACATTCGTGATGTCGATCTCTTCCGGGATTTCTTCGATGCTACACAGCAACTTCAAGAGGCCGGAATTGTTTTGGCTTACCACGATCGCTCCGATGGTGGTCTTCTGACTACTCTTGTTGAAATGATGTTCGCCGGCCGCTGCGGTGTTGAGATAATGCTCGATAACATCTGTGCCTCGTTCAACACCAAGGATGTCATTGAATCCCTTTTCACTGAAGAGCTTGGTGCTGTCTTCCAAGTCCGCAAGGAGCACGAGATCCAGTTCCGCTCATGCTTTGCCACTTGCGGTCCCCCTCCGGGTCTGATTCACAAAATTGGACGTGTGGCTCAGCAGCCCAAGCAGGACCTTGTCATCTACCACAAGGCCTCTTTGATTTACCGTAACACCCGTTCCTGCCTCCAGCAGATCTGGGCCAAGACCTCCTACCACATGCAGAAGATCCGTGACAACGCGGAATGCGCGGAGCAGGAGTATGCCAATATCCTTGACGATGCCAACCCCGGTCTCTCATGGAATCCTACATTCGACCCCAAGGACAAGGGCTTGCCCATGATGACCAGCCTTTCCCAATACTCTCCCTTCGCCAACAAGCCTCGTGTTGCCATTCTTCGCGAACAGGGTGTTAACAGTCAAGCTGAGATGGCCTTCGCCTTCAACACCGCTGGTTTCTCTGCCGTCGATGTTCACATGACCGACATTATTTCCGGCCGTGTGTCTCTCTCCACCTTCGCCGGTCTCGCTGCCTGCGGTGGTTTCTCGTACGGTGACGTCTTGGGTGCCGGCCAGGGTTGGGCCAAGTCCGTTTTGCTGCACGAGAACACCCGCAAGGAGTTCCAGGAGTTTTTCGAACGCCCGGATACGTTCGCCCTAGGTGTTTGCAACGGCTGCCAGTTCTTGTCTCGTATCAAGGATTTGATTCCTGGTGCGGGTTACTGGCCCAGCTTCGAGCGCAACACTAGCGAGCAGTACGAAGGCCGTGTCTGCATGGCCCGCATCTCCGACCCCGACCCCTCCCGCCCCAGCGTCTTCTTCCACGGCATGGACGGTACTTCGCTCCCCATTGCCGTTGCTCACGGCGAGGGTCGTGCCTCTTTCGTCGGCTCCCAGGGCATCTCGGCTTCCGACTTCGTTCGTGAGGGTCTTGCCCCCGTCCGCTTTGTCGACAACTCCTCCCTCAAGCCCACGATGAAGTACCCGTTCAACCCTAACGGAAGTCCCGAGGGTATTGCCGGCGTGCGCAGCCCCGACGGCCGTGTCCTTGCCATCATGCCCCACCCTGAGCGTACCGTCATGAACGGTATTGCCAGCTGGTTGCCTCCGAACGCCGATTCTTGGGGCGAGATTGGCCCTTGGGGACGTGTCTTCTATAGCGCCAGACGCTGGATTGGTTAG
- a CDS encoding Glycosyl transferase, family 15, translating to MAVARPIRMLGAACILLCLFLVFQLHQSSSEEGSRLVHGMKKDPLVDPTGEPVGNLWRADEHDYSPNSEQSARTNAALITLVRNEELDQLLSTMSDLERTWNNKFNYPYIFFNDVPFTEEFKQKTRAMTKAKCQYELVPKEHWDVPEWINMDLFRESAKVLEEQDIQYSSKVSYHQMCRWNSGMFYKHPALAGYRYYWRIEPNVKFFCDVDYDVFRYMEDGNKTYGFTINLYDAPQSIPTLWPETQKFLAANPSYLSDNNMWEWITDDVARPEHTKIANGYSTCHFWSNFEIGDLDFFRGEKYEAYFQHLDRAGGFFYERWGDAPVHSLGIGLFADAANVHWFRDIGYNHIPYLNCPNSPKCSGCKAGQFFQGADFLSKEDCRPTYFKYVGTH from the exons ATGGCTGTCGCACGACCGATTCGTATGCTGGGTGCAGCATGCATCCTTCTTTGTCTATTTCTTGTCTTCCAATTACACCAGAGCTCCTCTGAAGAAGGGTCTAGGTTGGTTCATGGCATGAAAAAGGATCCTCTTGTAGATC CGACCGGAGAACCTGTAGGAAACTTATGGCGAGCCGACGAACACGATTATTCCCCCAATAGCGAACAATCTGCCCGCACCAATGCTGCGCTCATCACCCTCGTCCGCAACGAGGAACTGGATCAGTTGCTCTCGACAATGAGTGACCTAGAGCGAACATGGAACAACAAGTTCAACTATCCCTATATCTTCTTCAATGATGTACCCTTCACCGAAGAATTCAAGCAGAAGACTCGGGCAATGACCAAGGCCAAGTGCCAATATG AACTTGTACCCAAGGAACATTGGGATGTTCCGGAATGGATCAATATGGACCTTTTCCGCGAGTCTGCAAAGGTGTTGGAGGAACAAGACATCCAGTACAGCTCCAAGGTCTCCTACCACCAGATGTGTCGCTGGAACAGCGGCATGTTCTACAAGCACCCTGCCCTCGCAGGCTACCGCTACTACTGGCGTATCGAGCCCAATGTCAAGTTCTTCTGCGACGTCGACTACGATGTGTTCCGATACATGGAGGATGGCAACAAGACTTACGGCTTCACCATCAACCTCTACGACGCACCACAGAGTATCCCGACCCTTTGGCCCGAGACTCAGAAATTCCTCGCCGCCAACCCGTCGTACCTCAGCGACAACAACATGTGGGAGTGGATTACGGATGATGTGGCCCGTCCTGAGCATACCAAGATAGCCAATGGATACTCCACCTGCCACTTCTGGTCCAACTTCGAAATCGGCGATCTCGACTTTTTCCGCGGCGAAAAGTACGAGGCTTATTTCCAGCACCTGGATCGTGCTGGTGGATTCTTCTATGAACGCTGGGGTGATGCTCCAGTTCACTCCCTCGGAATTGGTCTTTTCGCCGATGCCGCCAACGTCCACTG GTTCCGTGATATCGGATACAATCACATCCCGTATCTTAACTGCCCCAATTCTCCCAAATGCTCCGGCTGCAAAGCTGGCCAGTTCTTCCAGGGCGCAGACTTCCTTTCCAAGGAGGATTGCCGACCTACTTACTTCAAGTATGTTGGAACGCACTAA
- a CDS encoding Gamma-tubulin complex component GCP5, putative has protein sequence MALAADLSTLIDALITSVAKIPPDQKGSVRVQSVKRRVQGSLRTGSHTRTDQFAVTKQLEGLQEKFQILNRDELAEALHNRIAELENNRTSWHPEILSLFLQLSDRPALLSTVKRPEEVAKAPEAKETLSWSDLNAEGTAFSDEEIWEQVDFAGDSSDDDFSSVASDVSLPKHRPQSATTVDEGYNIPDEVFVPAEDEDLVASLEKAQFWRAENHPSLLQGEAATSRLVTESQLARETIFMLQGLPTSIYVRLDDDFGVDRRYTLAHSSSEALASLLQRFSEIGAKVNDLRRFTKLQQTIPYMQTFCRGLEDRLLEFDRMLSQVQCKYLSAGSTVSLIQLLVDVRQNSHELVLLAEMITKLADNSTDQPMCCLDSLYNLICMLEALGDESTSQRLAGLFFMCFKTYSSSIRLWMETGQVDASDSTFFVRSNRENENRDLRTLWHDWFVLDTGYRQQRIPQFLEAGVQKVFTAGKSMVFLRYLNAPPDIEAMRFEDLYSQDSSLLHVLPFPALVESAFEKLVDVDHSLSASFLRTELDQQCGLWSSLDALQHVYLAKDMSAVTIVDAKIFELIDRGRSWDDRFLLTEISRTAFSSVSVVDTSRLLMRPASTPLRVYQNRTVGILEAISIDYGLSWPIANIVTEGAMHTYQRISTFLMQIRRAKHAMVKQRVRDARITTPDDNDKLVHALHHNMLWVLDFIYGHLTYLVISTATRSLQKDLSSAQDVDAMIGAHQSYMSSLEAQCLLRKDLSPIHDAIINFLDLCVHFADLQAAHLLGDEGQQNPESLNAPRTKIDIQNEFDSDDDDDDEEEDYDHMNHEHTLTISFRDSTYSQQMKTVNSNFNYLTTLVTDGLKNLARADDGLQSWDILADKLEWRRSWHRN, from the exons ATGGCTCTCGCGGCTGATCTGAGTACGCTTATCGATGCCTTGATCACTTCAGTTGCTAAGATACCACCGGACCAAAAG GGGTCTGTGCGTGTTCAAAGTGTGAAGCGTCGTGTACAAGGGAGTCTACGAACTGGTTCTCATACGCGCACCGACCAGTTTGCAGTGACCAAGCAACTCGAAGGACTACAGGAAAAGTTTCAAATATTGAATAGAGATGAACTTGCCGAAGCCCTTCACAATCGTATTGCGGAGCTGGAAAATAATCGGACCTCCTGGCACCCAGAGATCCTGAGTCTATTTCTGCAGCTTTCAGATCGCCCCGCTCTTTTATCTACGGTCAAACGTCCGGAGGAAGTGGCCAAGGCAccagaagcaaaagagaCTCTTTCCTGGTCGGACCTTAATGCGGAAGGGACGGCATTCAGCGACGAAGAAATCTGGGAACAGGTAGACTTTGCCGGCGACTCATCAGATGACGACTTTTCATCCGTTGCCAGTGATGTATCGCTTCCAAAGCATAGGCCTCAATCCGCCACGACAGTGGATGAAGGGTACAATATTCCAGATGAAGTGTTTGTTCCGGCAGAGGATGAGGATCTTGTGGCCTCTCTAGAAAAGGCTCAATTTTGGAGAGCGGAAAATCACCCTTCGTTGCTCCAGGGGGAAGCAGCCACCTCGCGACTTGTCACAGAATCTCAACTTGCTAGAGAGACCATCTTTATGCTTCAGGGCCTTCCGACGTCTATTTATGTACGTTTGGATGATGACTTCGGAGTGGATCGAAGATACACACTCGCACATTCATCTAGTGAAGCTCTAGCATCGCTTTTGCAGCGTTTCAGCGAGATAGGCGCCAAAGTCAACGATTTACGGCGTTTCACCAAGCTCCAACAGACCATTCCATACATGCAAACGTTTTGCCGGGGCTTAGAAGATCGTCTCCTTGAATTTGATAGAATGTTATCTCAAGTTCAGTGCAAATACCTTTCCGCCGGGTCAACTGTCAGTCTCATCCAGCTTCTTGTTGACGTTCGTCAAAACTCTCACGAGCTAGTATTGCTCGCAGAAATGATCACCAAACTAGCCGATAACTCGACTGATCAACCAATGTGCTGCCTGGATTCCTTATACAATTTAATATGCATGCTAGAAGCCCTTGGCGACGAAAGTACGTCCCAACGCCTAGCGGGCCTATTCTTTATGTGCTTCAAAACATATTCAAGCTCGATCCGACTATGGATGGAAACAGGCCAGGTCGATGCTTCGGACAGCACTTTCTTCGTGCGATCTAATCGTGAGAATGAGAACAGGGATTTACGAACTCTTTGGCATGATTGGTTTGTGCTTGACACGGGCTATAGGCAGCAGAGGATTCCCCAATTCCTCGAAGCTGGTGTGCAGAAAGTTTTCACGGCTGGGAAAAGCATGGTATTTCTGCGCTACCTTAATGCGCCACCAGATATTGAGGCCATGAGATTTGAGGACCTCTACTCCCAGGATTCTTCATTATTACATGTACTTCCTTTCCCCGCACTAGTAGAGTCTGCTTTTGAAAAGCTCGTGGATGTGGATCATTCACTCAGTGCTAGCTTCTTACGAACCGAACTCGACCAACAATGCGGATTATGGTCCTCCCTTGATGCTCTTCAACATGTCTACCTCGCCAAAGACATGAGCGCTGTTACAATAGTTGACGCCAAAATTTTTGAGCTGATCGATCGGGGTCGTTCCTGGGATGACAGGTTCCTGCTCACTGAGATATCAAGGACGGCTTTCAGTTCAGTATCTGTCGTTGACACGTCAAGACTCCTTATGCGGCCAGCTAGCACTCCATTGCGGGTTTATCAAAATCGAACTGTGGGCATTCTGGAAGCAATCTCAATTGATTATGGCCTCTCGTGGCCTATTGCAAACATAGTTACCGAGGGCGCAATGCACACTTACCAACGGATCTCGACATTTCTGATGCAAATCAGACGCGCTAAACATGCCATGGTGAAACAGCGTGTTCGCGACGCCCGCATCACCACACCTGACGACAATGACAAATTGGTGCACGCTCTACATCACAATATGCTCTGGGTTCTCGATTTCATTTACGGCCATTTGACCTATCTCGTAATATCTACCGCAACCCGATCTCTACAAAAAGATTTGTCTAGCGCACAAGATGTCGATGCCATGATAGGCGCCCACCAATCATATATGTCGTCTTTGGAAGCCCAGTGCCTCCTCCGCAAAGATTTATCACCCATCCATGACGCAATCATCAATTTCCTGGATCTGTGTGTTCATTTCGCAGATCTACAAGCCGCCCACTTGCTCGGCGACGAAGGCCAACAAAATCCGGAGAGTCTGAACGCACCGCGCACAAAGATAGACATTCAAAACGAGTTCGActccgatgatgatgatgatgatgaggaggaggactACGATCATATGAACCACGAACACACACTCACTATCTCATTTCGTGACTCGACCTACAGCCAGCAGATGAAAACAGTCAACTCCAACTTCAACTATCTAACCACCCTTGTCACGGATGGCTTAAAAAATCTAGCCCGTGCAGATGATGGGCTTCAAAGTTGGGATATTCTTGCCGACAAGCTCGAATGGAGGCGGAGTTGGCATAGAAATTGA
- a CDS encoding Fatty acid elongase (Gns1), putative, whose protein sequence is MASEILKHVSAPTIDRPFGVHLWPLFNQVYEKVMGYPASEFNFTEGVTPLSTLKETTLMLITYYTIIFGGREVMKKLPAFKLNTLFMIHNLILTTVSGILLVLFIEQLLPTLWRHGVFYAICDQQGGWTRPLIILYYLNYINKYVEFIDTIFLVLKKKPLTFLHTYHHGATALLCYTQLIGVTAVQWVPIAINLLVHVVMYWYYFQSARGVRIWWKKYITMLQIVQFVIDVGFIYFASYTYFTSVYFPWLPNMGKCAGEEFAAMAGIGIISSYLVLFISFYIATYNKTAKTGRPRRNTGQKSLIDMKNFEIPSPAGLGSAKSTGRSNGPVTRSRKA, encoded by the exons ATGGCGTCTGAAATCCTCAAACATGTCTCGGCTCCGACTATCGATCGTCCCTTTGGTGTGCACTTGTGGCCCCTCTTCAATCAAGTCTACGAGAAGGTTATGGGATATCCTGCCAGCGAGTTTAACTTCACCGAGGGTGTGACccctctgtccaccttgaaGGAGACTACACTGATGCTTATCACCTACTACACTATCATCTTTGGTGGCCGTGAGGTTATGAAGAAGTTACCTGCGTTCAAGCTGAACACCTTGTTCATGATTCACAACCTTATTTTGACCACCGTCAGCGGTATCCTGCTGGTCTTGTTCATTGAGCAGCTGCTCCCTACTCTCTGGCGACACGGAGTCTTCTACGCTATCTGTGATCAGCAGGGTGGTTGGACTCGCCCTCTGATCATTCTGTACTAC CTCAACTACATCAACAAATACGTCGAGTTCATTGATACTATCTTCCTGGttctgaagaagaagccatTGACCTTCCTTCACACCTACCACCACGGTGCTACCGCTCTCCTCTGCTACACTCAGCTTATCGGTGTGACTGCTGTGCAATGGGTGCCCATCGCCATCAACCTGTTGGTTCACGTTGTGATGTACTGGTACTACTTCCAGAGTGCCCGTGGCGTTCGCATCTGGTGGAAGAAGTACATCACCATGCTGCAGATCGTCCAGTTCGTGATTGACGTCG GATTCATCTACTTCGCCTCGTACACCTACTTCACCTCCGTCTACTTCCCGTGGCTCCCTAACATGGGCAAGTGTGCTGGTGAGGAATTCGCTGCCATGGCTGGTATCGGAATCATCAGCTCCTACTTGGTGCTGTTCATCTCCTTCTACATTGCTACGTACAACAAGACCGCCAAGACCGGACGTCCCCGCCGCAACACTGGCCAAAAATCGTTGATCGACATGAAGAACTTCGAGATTCCTTCCCCGGCCGGCCTCGGCAGCGCCAAGTCCACCGGTCGCTCCAACGGCCCCGTGACACGCTCTCGCAAGGCCTAA
- a CDS encoding Cytochrome c oxidase subunit Va, putative, with product MSSLSIFRVATRAVRPTGVFRAPQLTRSRMQSPVTLAAARAHNFGTTSMLRSGHEDETFEEFTARFEKEFDGVQDVFELQRNLNNCFAYDLVPSVEVLTAALKAARRVNDFPTAVRVFEGIKAKVESPDQYKQYLASLEGLRVELGVALREELYPEEA from the exons ATGTCGTCCCTATCTATCTTCCGTGTGGCGACCCGCGCCGTTCGCCCTACCGGCGTCTTTAGAGCTCCCCAATTGACCCGGTCTCGGATGCAGTCCCCGGTGACTCTGGCTGCCGCCCGCGCCCACAACTTCGGTACCACCTCTATGCTCCGCTCCGGCCACGAGGATGAGACATTTGAAGAGTTCACTGCCAG ATTCGAGAAGGAATTCGATGGTGTGCAGGACGTTTTCGAGCTCCAG CGCAACCTGAACAACTGCTTCGCTTACGATCTCGTTCCCTCCGTCGAGGTCCTCACTGCCGCTCTCAAGGCCGCCCGTCGTGTTAACGACTTCCCTACCGCTGTCCGCGTCTTCGAGG GCATCAAGGCCAAGGTCGAGAGCCCTGACCAGTACAAGCAATATCTGGCGTCCCTCGAGGGTCTCCGCGTCGAGTTGGGTGTCGCTCTGCGGGAGGAGCTCTACCCCGAGGAGGCGTAA
- a CDS encoding Aminoacyl-tRNA synthetase, class Ic: MDSAAQARFDLINSNLAEFLNPEIIQDILKSGRNPRVYWGTATTGRPHIGYFVPALKISQLLLAGCDVTILLADVHAFLDNLKAPLELVEQRSIYYRNIITAILQAVGVPTEKLEFVLGSSYQKSPDYVLDVYKLSSLISEGQAKKAGSEVVKQTGNAPLSGLLYPVLQVLDEQHLNCDAQLGGVDQRKLFTSATEWLPKLGYRIRAHLLNPMMASLSSGKMSSSDNPDSKIDLLDSAESITKKIRKAECFPKIVEDNGVLSLVEHILLPAAVLKGHGEFRVERKDAEPLVFTDIKQMHDAYAADILTPQLLKPAVSAAMIALMAPIHAAYTASPEWQEVTLKAYPPPVVQKKVKKVKDRGSRFPGAKQEETAQPSEQEAAQPSEQ, encoded by the exons ATGGATTCTGCGGCGCAAGCAAGATTCGATCTC ATCAATTCGAACCTCGCCGAGTTCCTCAATCCAGAGATCATCCAGGACATATTGAAAAGCGGACGCAATCCTAGGGTGTACTGGGGCACAGCA ACCACCGGTCGCCCTCACATTGGCTACTTTGTGCCAGCGCTAAAGATCTCGCAGTTGCTCCTCGCAGGCTGTGATGTGACGATTCTGCTTGCTGATGTACACGCCTTTCTCGATAAT TTGAAAGCGCCGCTCGAGCTAGTGGAACAACGTTCGATTTACTATCGAAACATCATCACTGCTATTCTTCAAGCTGTCGGGGTTCCTACCGAAAAGCTCGAATTTGTTCTTGGTAGTTCCTACCAGAAGAGTCCTGATTATGTGCTTGATGTGTACAAATTGTCTTCTTTGATCTCCGAAGGTCAAGCCAAGAAGGCGGGTAGTGAGGTCGTTAAGCAGACTGGCAATGCTCCGTTAAGCGG ACTATTGTACCCAGTTCTTCAAGTTCTCGATGAGCAGCACTTAAATTGTGATGCTCAGCTCGGCGGAGTGGATCAGAGGAAGCTCTTCACCTCAGCGACGGAATGGCTCCCTAAACTTGGATACCGCATT CGTGCCCACCTTCTAAATCCTATGATGGCCTCCTTATCCTCCGGGAAGATGAGCTCTAGTGATAACCCAG ATAGCAAAATCGATCTCCTCGACTCGGCCGAAAGTATCACAAAGAAAATCCGGAAGGCAGAGTGTTTCCCCAAGATCGTCGAAGACAACGGTGTACTTTCCTTGGTCGAGCACATTCTGTTGCCCGCAGCTGTCCTTAAGGGCCACGGAGAATTCCGCGTCGAGCGCAAGGACGCTGAACCTCTGGTCTTTACCGATATTAAGCAGATGCACGATGCTTACGCAGCTGATATT TTGACACCACAGCTGCTTAAGCCTGCTGTCTCGGCTGCCATGATTGCCCTTATGGCCCCTATTCACGCCGCTTACACAGCCTCGCCTGAATGGCAGGAGGTAACATTAAAGGCTTACCCGCCTCCGGTTGTGCAAAAGAAGGTcaagaaggtcaaggatAGAGGCTCTCGCTTCCCCGGCgcaaagcaagaagagacaGCCCAGCCTTCGGAGCAAGAGGCCGCTCAACCTTCAGAGCAATAA